A section of the bacterium genome encodes:
- a CDS encoding LL-diaminopimelate aminotransferase — protein sequence MNVARRMRSIPPYLFAELDRKRAALRAKGVDVISLGIGDPDLSTPPHIVAALVEAARNPATHAYPPYEGTLEFRQAVAAWYMRRFGVSLDPEREVLTLIGSKEGLAHVPWVFLDPGDVALVSDPGYPVYATATLMADGEPYAVPLDRDRGWLPDLTAIPDAVARRAKVFFLNYPNNPTAATADLAFFGELVAFARRHGVLVVHDNTYSEIAYDGYRPPSFLEAPGAREVGIEFHSLSKTYCMTGWRLGLAVGNREAVQALATLKTNIDSGQFMAIQAAGVAALAGPQDVVRERVAKWEHRRNVAVAGLRAAGLDVPMPRATFYLWVTVPAGFDSVGFAAYLLEQAGVMVTPGVGYGQRGNGYVRLSLTVPDERVAEAIQRIRDRLGVAAPPATR from the coding sequence ATGAACGTCGCGCGCAGGATGCGCAGCATCCCGCCGTATTTGTTCGCCGAGCTGGATCGAAAGCGGGCGGCGCTCCGCGCGAAGGGTGTCGACGTCATCAGCCTCGGCATCGGCGACCCGGATCTGTCCACGCCGCCGCATATCGTCGCGGCGCTGGTGGAGGCCGCCCGCAATCCCGCGACCCATGCCTACCCGCCTTATGAGGGGACGCTCGAATTCCGCCAGGCGGTTGCCGCGTGGTATATGCGGCGGTTCGGGGTCTCCCTCGATCCTGAGCGCGAAGTGCTCACGCTGATTGGCTCGAAAGAGGGGCTCGCCCACGTCCCCTGGGTCTTTCTCGACCCCGGGGATGTTGCGCTGGTCAGCGATCCCGGATATCCCGTCTACGCCACGGCGACGCTCATGGCGGACGGGGAACCGTACGCGGTCCCCTTGGACCGCGATCGCGGGTGGCTGCCGGACCTCACGGCGATCCCCGACGCGGTGGCCCGGAGGGCGAAGGTGTTCTTCCTCAACTACCCCAACAATCCCACCGCGGCCACGGCCGACCTCGCCTTCTTCGGGGAGCTGGTCGCGTTCGCCCGCCGCCACGGCGTCCTCGTGGTACACGACAACACGTACTCCGAGATCGCCTACGATGGGTACCGCCCTCCGAGCTTTCTCGAGGCCCCGGGTGCCAGGGAGGTCGGGATCGAGTTTCACTCGCTCAGCAAGACCTACTGCATGACCGGATGGCGCCTCGGATTGGCCGTCGGGAACCGCGAGGCGGTGCAGGCGCTCGCGACGCTCAAGACCAACATCGACAGCGGACAGTTCATGGCCATTCAAGCGGCCGGCGTGGCCGCGCTCGCGGGCCCGCAGGACGTCGTCCGGGAGCGCGTGGCCAAGTGGGAGCACCGGCGAAATGTGGCGGTGGCGGGTCTCCGCGCAGCGGGCCTCGATGTCCCGATGCCTCGGGCCACCTTCTATCTCTGGGTGACCGTCCCGGCGGGATTCGACTCCGTCGGATTCGCCGCCTACCTCCTCGAGCAGGCCGGCGTGATGGTCACTCCGGGCGTGGGCTACGGACAACGGGGGAACGGCTACGTCCGTCTCTCATTGACGGTGCCCGACGAGCGCGTCGCCGAGGCGATTCAACGGATCCGCGACCGGCTGGGGGTTGCCGCCCCCCCGGCGACCCGATAG
- the hflX gene encoding GTPase HflX, producing MLVGLTSAEQTNGTLEELARLAETAGASIVGLIVQRRSRPDPATFVGSGKVEAIRVQVRETGADLVIFDEELSAAQQRNLERRLDTKVLDRTALVLDIFAQRARSREGRLQVELAQMTYLLPRLAGRGVVLSRLGGGIGTRGPGETKLEVDRRRIRTRITGLEREIGALRQHRRLQRRARHEAALPVVALIGYTNAGKSSLLNSLTDAEVLIADQLFATLDPTVRKALLPNHRPVLLVDTVGFIQKLPHDLVAAFRATLEEVVEADLLVHVIDGSHPRWAEQTTAVEEVLADLGAAETPRINAVNKIDRISSESLRDIEAEIPGAVPISALRRLGLVNLLRKISQRLPDPARRVSLVIPYADGKVLSQIYAYGRVLRRDDHDDAMVVEVEVPASAVERLRPYVREPRTD from the coding sequence GTGCTCGTCGGGCTGACATCGGCTGAACAGACAAACGGCACGCTCGAAGAACTGGCGCGCCTTGCCGAGACCGCCGGCGCGTCAATCGTCGGCCTGATCGTCCAGCGGCGCTCCCGTCCGGATCCGGCCACCTTCGTCGGGAGCGGCAAAGTCGAGGCGATCCGCGTCCAGGTGCGTGAGACGGGCGCCGATCTGGTCATCTTCGATGAGGAACTGTCCGCCGCCCAGCAGCGCAACCTCGAACGTCGCCTGGACACCAAGGTGCTCGATCGGACGGCGCTCGTGCTGGATATTTTTGCGCAGCGCGCCCGCAGCCGGGAGGGGCGCCTGCAAGTTGAGCTGGCGCAGATGACCTACCTCTTGCCCCGCCTGGCCGGCCGGGGCGTGGTGCTGTCCAGGCTCGGAGGCGGCATCGGCACGCGCGGCCCCGGTGAGACCAAACTGGAGGTTGACCGTCGGAGGATCCGCACGCGGATCACCGGTTTGGAGCGAGAGATCGGGGCGTTGCGCCAGCACCGGCGGCTGCAGCGCCGGGCCCGCCACGAGGCGGCGTTGCCGGTCGTCGCCTTGATCGGCTACACCAATGCCGGCAAGTCTTCATTGCTCAACAGCTTGACCGATGCTGAGGTCCTGATCGCGGACCAGTTGTTCGCCACCCTCGATCCCACCGTGCGGAAAGCGTTGCTGCCCAACCACCGCCCCGTGCTCCTGGTCGACACGGTGGGATTCATCCAGAAACTGCCGCACGATCTCGTGGCCGCGTTTCGAGCGACGCTGGAGGAGGTCGTCGAGGCCGACCTGCTGGTCCATGTGATCGACGGGAGCCACCCGCGGTGGGCGGAGCAGACGACCGCAGTGGAAGAGGTACTGGCGGACCTGGGCGCCGCCGAGACCCCGCGAATCAACGCGGTCAACAAGATCGATCGAATTTCCTCGGAGAGCCTCCGCGATATCGAGGCGGAGATCCCAGGTGCCGTGCCGATCTCCGCGCTCCGGCGGCTCGGACTGGTCAATCTGTTGCGCAAGATCTCCCAGCGGCTGCCGGACCCCGCCCGGCGGGTCAGCCTCGTGATTCCCTACGCCGATGGAAAGGTGCTCTCGCAGATCTACGCGTACGGACGCGTGCTGCGGCGAGACGATCACGACGACGCGATGGTCGTTGAAGTGGAGGTGCCGGCCAGCGCGGTCGAGCGGCTCCGGCCTTACGTGCGCGAACCTCGGACGGACTGA
- the lexA gene encoding transcriptional repressor LexA: MGKGLTKRQREILSYVMTNMQQRGYPPSVREIGAALGLTSSSTVHSHLTALEKKGFIHRDPSKPRAIEILKDGASQPPKRVVNVPVLGRIAAGHPLFADENIEDVFPLPRDLIREDAAFILRVTGESMIEAGILEGDYLVIRQQATANNGEIVAALLGEEATVKRFYRERDHIRLQPENRTMSPILTREATILGKVVALIRRLP; the protein is encoded by the coding sequence GTGGGGAAGGGGCTGACGAAGCGCCAGCGCGAGATCCTATCCTACGTGATGACCAACATGCAGCAACGTGGTTATCCGCCGTCGGTGCGTGAGATCGGGGCGGCGCTCGGGCTCACGAGCAGTTCGACGGTGCACAGCCACCTCACGGCCTTGGAGAAAAAGGGGTTCATTCATCGGGATCCCAGCAAACCCCGCGCGATCGAGATTCTCAAGGACGGTGCGAGCCAGCCGCCCAAGCGCGTCGTGAACGTGCCCGTCCTGGGACGGATCGCCGCCGGCCACCCGCTGTTCGCCGACGAAAATATCGAGGATGTCTTTCCGCTACCGCGGGATCTCATCCGCGAGGACGCGGCCTTCATCCTTCGCGTCACGGGCGAAAGCATGATCGAGGCCGGCATCCTCGAGGGGGATTACCTCGTGATTCGACAACAAGCTACGGCCAACAACGGGGAGATCGTCGCCGCCCTGCTGGGAGAGGAGGCCACCGTCAAGCGGTTTTACCGCGAGCGTGATCACATCCGCCTGCAGCCGGAGAACCGGACGATGTCTCCTATCCTCACGCGGGAGGCCACCATCCTCGGGAAGGTTGTGGCGTTGATCCGGCGCCTCCCCTAG